CACAGCAATAATATTAAACATCAGGTAGAACAGAAAGTTCCAATCCTGAAATTAATGTACTGCGATTGGTATCTTCCAGATTATGATACATACATAGAATTCTGGGGCGATATTCATACAAAGTCTCCTGAAAAGAGGAGAGTAAAAGAGAGATTATATCAAGAAAATAAACTGAAATTAGTGGGTATTGAAGTTATAGACACCGATAATCTCGATGAAATACTAAAATACAAATTAAAATTGAAGAATGGTAGTTGAAACTGTAATAGTCTTATTTTATTCACGTCCATTGAAAATATAAGGAACCGCAGATAAACGCGGATGAACGCAGATATGCGCCCCGGTTGCCATTCCATGGTTGCAGTTACTATTTAGTTCTCATCAGGATTGCAATTCCCACAATGAGAATCAACACAAGCACAGGCAATAATACCGTCTTAATCAGCCCGTACATCATATTTACGCTGGAAGTGAGGGTTTTAATTTCCTCTACAATAAGCTCGGTCTCCAGAGGTTTAACAGGAGGTGTTTCAATAACCGGTTCTTTCTCTTTGTAAACCTCGACAGGCTTTGCCGCAGGAACTGGTCTCTGGGGCTCTTTTTTTGCTGGAACCTGCGCTTCTGGTTTTTTCTTTAATAATGCTTTAAATAATTGATCTTCACTCATTGTACTTGGCATTTCTATGTACCCTCTACCTCAAATTTGAACATCCAAGGCATTATAAAAGATTACTTATATCTATTTAAATCATTTGTTAGCCTGCCAGCAATTTTATTTACTGCGGCAGGTATCGAGAGGATTTCATGGAAAGGTTCAAAACAAGAAATATCTGGTTTGTGGCTTTAATCGGTGCAGCCGTTTTTGCAATTTTCGCAAACGAGATAGGATTTGCAAAGTTTTTCGTTTTAATAGGAAGCGCCAATAAACCGCTGATCCTGCTTGCAGTTTTTTTCAATTTATTAAATCTCATATCCTACACGATCACATGGCGATTCCTTGCCACAGAAAATATCAGTTTTTATAAATTGTTCAAGTTCTATATGGCAGGGTCATTTATCAGCAACATCACTCCTGCATTCGGAACAGGCGGCGAACCTGTGAAAGCCATGCTTCTTGGGAAAGAAACGGGTACGAGCAGGGCGGAATGTTTTGCAGGCGTTGTGTCGCAGAGGATGCTTAACATGTTCCCTTTTTTGACCATCGGCGGCGCTGGCATCTGGCTTCTTTTTACCATACCCGGGCTTAAACTTGGAACACTGGAAGTCGCTGCATTGGTGTTCGCAATCTTAATCGCCTTTTCTGCATTCGGTCTTATCATATATTTCTATATCAGGAAAGACAGGTTTTCATCGTTTGTCCATTCGTCAATCCGGTTTTTTGCTCCTTTCATTGGATTTGTGAAAAAGGGTTTTGACCACAGGGCATACGGTGATGCTGTTGAGGAAGCGATAAACTCTTTCCATGGCGGTCTTAAGAATATCGGGAATAATAAATACGGCATAGCCAAAGCCCTCGTATTTTCTTACCTTGGATGGATTTTTGATATTCTGGCAATATACTCCATATTTCTTTCATTGGGCGAAGCGCACATCCATATCAGTGTATTGATAATCACCTACACAATTTCGATGATAAGCGGCTGGGTTCCTCTTTTTCTTCCCGGGGGTCTTGGTATAGTGGACGGCACCATGGCAGTGCTTTTCATATACAGCGGAGTGCCTAAGGAGATGGCTGTAGTTGCGACGCTGCTTTACAGGCTGGCGTCGTACTGGTTCAACACCATACTCGGGGCTTTTTATCTCGGCGCCTCGTTAAAGACAAAATAGATCTTCTTTTTTAAAGGTGAAACTGCCTTTTACATCAACATGTGCAGGGAGTTCCCCGAATCTTGCCTTGAGAATCAGCTCCGCTATTTCAGTCTCAAGAACTTTTGCTATCCCGATGATGGACGTCGTGGGTCTCGGGTTTACGTCCACAACATACGGCTTGTCCCCGAGCACGATATCCACGCCTGCATATCCCCGGCATCCCAGGACTTTTGCCGTCCTTTTAGCAACGTCGATAATCTCGTCATTCCTGTCGCAGTAGTACGGAACTATCCCGCCTTTATAAGAAATCCTGTCTCCAATTTCTATCAGCTGCCTGTTGACCGTGAGTGGAAGCTGTGTTCTGCCTGTGATTATACTGGCGCTTATATGCTCCCCTTCAATAAACCGCGTGGCGATGAAACCTTCTTTTAGCACACCGCTATGGCTTTTGTGTATTCCTTCAGAAGCGCAGCCGTATCTTGGTTTTATCACGAAATCTCCCTTGTATTCCTTTTCAACAGTCTCTGGAACGGGGATCTTTTCCTGTTCAAGTGCGCGGGTGCATTTGAGTTTATCAGCGCAGAGGCGCACGGAATAAGAGGGGCATCCCAGGTTTTCGGTGTTTTCTTCTACAATCTCTGTCAGGTCTCCCAGCATCTCATCAGGTGCAATAACCATGGCGGCATCGCACTCTTTTGATAATTTTTCAATGGAAGCCTCAAACCCTGCCGTAATCACGGCTTTTCCTGTGCCGAGCCGCTCACCTGCGGTCGGGTAAAATACCTCGTGACCGCATGAAGCAAAACTGCGAACAAGCACGTTGAGCATGGCTCTTCCTTCAAGCATGTATCCGTCCATGCCTTTGCCAACTGCATATTCTGCGACCAGTATTCTCATGGGAGCACACTGCCTTTTTTAAGGTACCGCTCTTTTTCGCTGAAGATGCAGCCGCAGTATTTCTGCATGTAAAGTCCGAGAGCTCTTGCAATCTCCCGGGATTCCCTGTATCCTTCCCTGAAATCCTCGTAATAGAACTCGATGCCGTATTCATCCGCGGTTTTTTTCCCTATTTTTGCAAGCATCTCATGCTTCTGGTAGGGCGAGATGAGGAGGGTGGTTGTGAAGGCGTCAAATCCTAATTGAGCAGCGGTTTTTGCAGCTTCGGCGAGCCTGTAAGTATAGCAGAATCTACACCGCTCATCAGATGCAAGCGCACCGCGAAGATAGTTCTCCATATCATAATTTTTATAGATCACCTTTGTTGCTTTCATCTCTGCATACGTTTCAAGTGAGCCAAGCCTGTTTTTATATTCTGAATAAGGATGAATGTTCGGGTTATAAAAAAGAGCCGTTATGTCATGCCCCTCCTCAAGCAATCGCTTATGGGGGTATGTGAAGCATGGGGCGCAGCAGACATGGACGAGGATTTGCATGATGTTAATTACATGCTCG
The nucleotide sequence above comes from Candidatus Methanoperedens sp.. Encoded proteins:
- a CDS encoding flippase-like domain-containing protein, translating into MERFKTRNIWFVALIGAAVFAIFANEIGFAKFFVLIGSANKPLILLAVFFNLLNLISYTITWRFLATENISFYKLFKFYMAGSFISNITPAFGTGGEPVKAMLLGKETGTSRAECFAGVVSQRMLNMFPFLTIGGAGIWLLFTIPGLKLGTLEVAALVFAILIAFSAFGLIIYFYIRKDRFSSFVHSSIRFFAPFIGFVKKGFDHRAYGDAVEEAINSFHGGLKNIGNNKYGIAKALVFSYLGWIFDILAIYSIFLSLGEAHIHISVLIITYTISMISGWVPLFLPGGLGIVDGTMAVLFIYSGVPKEMAVVATLLYRLASYWFNTILGAFYLGASLKTK
- a CDS encoding ATP-grasp domain-containing protein, with translation MRILVAEYAVGKGMDGYMLEGRAMLNVLVRSFASCGHEVFYPTAGERLGTGKAVITAGFEASIEKLSKECDAAMVIAPDEMLGDLTEIVEENTENLGCPSYSVRLCADKLKCTRALEQEKIPVPETVEKEYKGDFVIKPRYGCASEGIHKSHSGVLKEGFIATRFIEGEHISASIITGRTQLPLTVNRQLIEIGDRISYKGGIVPYYCDRNDEIIDVAKRTAKVLGCRGYAGVDIVLGDKPYVVDVNPRPTTSIIGIAKVLETEIAELILKARFGELPAHVDVKGSFTFKKEDLFCL
- a CDS encoding epoxyqueuosine reductase QueH codes for the protein MQILVHVCCAPCFTYPHKRLLEEGHDITALFYNPNIHPYSEYKNRLGSLETYAEMKATKVIYKNYDMENYLRGALASDERCRFCYTYRLAEAAKTAAQLGFDAFTTTLLISPYQKHEMLAKIGKKTADEYGIEFYYEDFREGYRESREIARALGLYMQKYCGCIFSEKERYLKKGSVLP